A section of the Burkholderia mallei ATCC 23344 genome encodes:
- a CDS encoding phosphodiesterase — protein sequence MLLAHISDLHIKRPGALAYRRVDTAAHLARCVARLNALEPRPDAVLVTGDLTDFGDDDEYAHLKALLAPLAMPYYLLVGNHDDRAALRRAFPARVELQSGEFVQYALDLGPLRVIALDSQIPGASGGTLCDARLAWLADQLDAARDRPVIVALHHPPFACGIGHMDAMRLAPDASSRLDALLRRHPNVERVLCGHVHRTMFARFGGTIASAVPAPAHQVTFDLRDGGPSSFSMEPPAFAVHRHAPGAGLASHHVYVDASDGPHPFFEPTGTLID from the coding sequence ATGCTGCTTGCCCACATCAGCGATCTGCATATCAAGCGGCCGGGCGCGCTCGCGTATCGGCGCGTCGATACCGCCGCGCATCTCGCGCGCTGCGTCGCGCGGCTGAACGCGCTCGAGCCGCGCCCGGACGCGGTGCTCGTCACGGGCGACCTGACCGACTTCGGCGACGACGACGAATACGCACACCTGAAAGCGCTGCTCGCGCCGCTCGCGATGCCGTACTACCTGCTCGTCGGCAACCATGACGACCGCGCGGCGCTGCGGCGCGCCTTCCCCGCGCGCGTCGAGCTGCAATCGGGCGAGTTCGTCCAGTACGCGCTCGATCTCGGGCCGCTGCGCGTGATCGCGCTCGATTCGCAGATTCCGGGCGCGAGCGGCGGCACGCTGTGCGACGCGCGGCTCGCATGGCTCGCCGATCAGCTCGACGCCGCGCGCGATCGCCCCGTGATCGTCGCGCTCCATCATCCGCCGTTCGCGTGCGGCATCGGCCACATGGACGCGATGCGGCTCGCCCCGGACGCGTCGAGCCGGCTCGACGCGCTGCTGCGCCGCCATCCGAACGTCGAGCGCGTGCTGTGCGGCCACGTGCATCGGACGATGTTCGCGCGCTTCGGCGGCACGATCGCGTCGGCCGTGCCCGCGCCCGCGCATCAGGTCACGTTCGATCTGCGCGACGGCGGGCCTTCGTCGTTCTCGATGGAGCCGCCCGCGTTCGCCGTGCACCGCCATGCGCCGGGCGCCGGGCTCGCGTCGCATCACGTGTACGTCGACGCGAGCGATGGGCCGCATCCGTTCTTCGAGCCGACGGGAACGTTGATCGATTGA